A segment of the Streptomyces sp. NBC_01283 genome:
GTGATGCACCGGGGACGGTCCATCTGCACGGGTGAGGCCTACCCCCAACTGGAACTTGCTGTCCACGTTCCGATCTTGGGGGCGCTGGCGTTCCCTGCGTGCCACCCCTGCTTCGCCGCCAGGCGGCCGCACCCGAGAAATCGAAGCGGCCAACGCCACGCGCCCTAGCTGCACGGAGCGATGAGCAGCAAGGGCGCCCCCTGAGCCATGTGAACGGCAGAGCCCGCACTCGTCGTCCAGACACCCCTCCCGGAGCCAGCACGCCGCCGCCCTCGATCCCGCTGCACCGGACTCCCCAGACCCGACTGCCGTCGCTCACCCTGGTCTTCTGTCTGGGGCAGGTCGAGTTCATGTCGCCTTAGGGAGGTAATGGCGGGGGAAGGCGATCCATTCCGTCGCCCGTGAGCCCCTCAGCTCGCAGCGAAGGTTCACGGCCTGGAGGATGCGGCCGATCAGGAGTCCGACTACCACCGTGCGAAGGCCCTGATCGAAGGGATCGAGGCCGACCGCGACCTTCCGACCGGGATGAGCGTCGAGCCGACGGATCGGCCAAGCCGCCCTCTGCGACGGCAGCGAAAAGATCACCAAGACCATCCTCAGCGCGATCCGCCTCGACCAGCGATGCCGACGCTGGCGATCATGGCAGCGAGGAGGGTGCGTGTTCGCGAGTACGCGCCGTCCCGTTCCTACAAGCGGGTAAGTCCGGAGAGCAGCTGCTCTGCGGCACCCCGCGGAGTTCAAGCGGGGTGCGATCGCACCTGTGCCTGGGGCGGCGCGTGAACCGCAAACGCGTCTCGTGCCCGGATGCATCACACACTCGGATCGCGGCAGCGAATACACATCCGCCAAAGTCCTGTACGGCGTAGGCGGGTTGGGACTGCAGCAGAGCTG
Coding sequences within it:
- a CDS encoding DUF6372 family protein, giving the protein MLDTSVEQVEPCHCLCAVMHRGRSICTGEAYPQLELAVHVPILGALAFPACHPCFAARRPHPRNRSGQRHAP